The Lysobacter enzymogenes genome window below encodes:
- a CDS encoding class I SAM-dependent methyltransferase, whose translation MSEALRSLLDRFDADAGWRRPAGWRERAQWQERIERLSLSLESGAAALRDRADAALARLDAADADAAAAVRARIVAGDGARVLREWTSEPAAQADGEGYDPLDAMLGAVLALNEPRGEIAAPAPQTVFYQPTPARHALDLLARLDLGAYDVLIDLGSGLGHVPLLAAACTPARCVGIEHEAAYVASARECAQALRLRRVEFVHADARVAELAAGTVFYLYTPFTGELLAQVLERLRALSLRRPIRLASLGPCTQTLAAQPWLRPLQETWAPDRIAVFAAGAA comes from the coding sequence ATGAGCGAAGCGCTGCGATCGTTGCTGGACCGATTCGACGCCGACGCCGGCTGGCGTCGGCCGGCGGGCTGGCGCGAGCGCGCGCAGTGGCAGGAGCGGATCGAGCGCCTGAGTCTGAGCCTGGAGTCCGGCGCCGCGGCGCTGCGCGACCGCGCCGACGCCGCGCTGGCGCGCCTGGACGCGGCCGACGCCGATGCGGCCGCGGCGGTGCGCGCGCGCATCGTCGCCGGCGACGGCGCGCGCGTGCTGCGCGAGTGGACGAGCGAACCGGCGGCGCAGGCGGACGGCGAAGGTTACGACCCGCTCGACGCGATGCTCGGCGCGGTGCTGGCCTTGAACGAGCCGCGCGGCGAAATCGCCGCGCCGGCGCCGCAGACGGTGTTCTATCAGCCGACCCCGGCGCGGCACGCGCTGGATCTGCTGGCGCGGCTGGACCTGGGCGCGTACGATGTGCTGATCGACCTGGGTTCCGGCTTAGGCCACGTGCCGTTGCTGGCCGCGGCGTGCACGCCCGCGCGTTGCGTCGGCATCGAGCACGAAGCGGCCTACGTCGCCAGCGCGCGCGAATGCGCGCAGGCGCTGCGGCTGCGGCGGGTCGAGTTCGTGCATGCCGACGCGCGCGTCGCCGAACTCGCGGCGGGCACGGTGTTCTATCTGTACACGCCGTTCACCGGCGAGTTGTTGGCGCAGGTGTTGGAGCGCCTGCGTGCGCTGTCGCTGCGGCGGCCGATCCGACTGGCGAGTCTCGGCCCGTGCACGCAGACGCTGGCCGCGCAACCGTGGTTGCGGCCGTTGCAGGAAACGTGGGCGCCGGATCGGATCGCGGTGTTCGCGGCTGGCGCGGCGTAA
- a CDS encoding GFA family protein, producing MLIDGACHCGNIRFALAWNGEADSIAARACDCSFCVKHGGVWTAQAGASLRLRLREPDRVSRYAFGTHTADFLVCATCGAVPAVVSRIEERLYAVVNVNTFENIEPASIQRAPSSLDGESETERLARRQRNWIGDVEIVEGD from the coding sequence ATGCTCATCGACGGCGCCTGCCACTGCGGCAACATCCGATTCGCCCTGGCGTGGAACGGCGAGGCCGACAGCATCGCCGCGCGCGCCTGCGACTGCAGTTTCTGCGTCAAGCACGGCGGGGTGTGGACCGCGCAAGCCGGCGCGTCGCTGCGCCTGCGCCTACGCGAACCGGACCGGGTGTCGCGCTACGCCTTCGGCACCCACACCGCCGATTTCCTGGTCTGCGCGACCTGCGGCGCGGTGCCGGCGGTGGTCAGCCGGATCGAGGAACGGCTGTACGCCGTGGTCAACGTCAATACCTTCGAAAACATCGAGCCGGCGAGCATCCAGCGCGCGCCTTCGTCGCTGGATGGCGAGAGCGAAACCGAGCGTCTGGCGCGGCGGCAGCGCAATTGGATCGGCGACGTCGAGATCGTCGAAGGCGATTGA